A window of Festucalex cinctus isolate MCC-2025b chromosome 6, RoL_Fcin_1.0, whole genome shotgun sequence contains these coding sequences:
- the LOC144021284 gene encoding group XIIB secretory phospholipase A2-like protein isoform X1, which produces MAKYRMGGCGFRTNSPPEMKTSPDMQVENAVTQETEEIVAAASPPSPASNGEDDENTDWGLNSLRGGFEAASGYFDSILEFMGGRDGLCQYRCRYGNAPIPRPGYQMTEPDGCSSYFFGLPVPEGMDMGIPAMTKCCNQLDMCYDTCGSNKYRCDSKFRWCLHSICTDLKKSLGFVSKVEACETVADTLFNTVWTLGCRPYMNSQRASCYCQGEEKDEL; this is translated from the exons atggcaaaatacaggatgGGTGGCTGCGGGTTTAGGACGaactcaccaccagaaatgaagacaagccctgatatgcaagttgagaa TGCTGTCACTCAAGAAACCGAGGAAATTGTCGCAGCAGCGTCACCTCCATCTCCAGCATCCAATGGCGAGGACGACGAGAACACCGATTGGGGCCTGAACTCGCTGAGGGGTGGCTTTGAGGCTGCCAGTGGCTACTTTGACTCAATTCTGGAGTTCATGGGTGGCCGGGATGGACTCTGCCAATACCGCTGCCGATATG GTAATGCTCCAATTCCACGTCCTGGGTACCAGATGACTGAGCCTGATGGGTGCAGCTCATACTTTTTTGGTCTTCCTGTTCCAGAGGGG ATGGATATGGGGATCCCCGCAATGACCAAGTGTTGCAATCAACTGGATATGTGTTATGATACCTGTGGCTCAAACAAGTACCGCTGCGACTCCAAGTTCCGCTGGTGCCTCCACAGCATCTGCACTGACCTGAAGAAGAGCCTTGGTTTTGTTTCAAAAGTCGAAG CATGTGAAACGGTGGCAGACACTTTGTTCAACACGGTGTGGACTCTGGGCTGCAGACCCTACATGAACAGCCAGAGAGCATCATGCTACTGCCAAGGAGAAGAGAAAGATGAACTCTAA
- the LOC144021284 gene encoding group XIIB secretory phospholipase A2-like protein isoform X2 → MAKYRMGGCGFRTNSPPEMKTSPDIAVTQETEEIVAAASPPSPASNGEDDENTDWGLNSLRGGFEAASGYFDSILEFMGGRDGLCQYRCRYGNAPIPRPGYQMTEPDGCSSYFFGLPVPEGMDMGIPAMTKCCNQLDMCYDTCGSNKYRCDSKFRWCLHSICTDLKKSLGFVSKVEACETVADTLFNTVWTLGCRPYMNSQRASCYCQGEEKDEL, encoded by the exons atggcaaaatacaggatgGGTGGCTGCGGGTTTAGGACGaactcaccaccagaaatgaagacaagccctgatat TGCTGTCACTCAAGAAACCGAGGAAATTGTCGCAGCAGCGTCACCTCCATCTCCAGCATCCAATGGCGAGGACGACGAGAACACCGATTGGGGCCTGAACTCGCTGAGGGGTGGCTTTGAGGCTGCCAGTGGCTACTTTGACTCAATTCTGGAGTTCATGGGTGGCCGGGATGGACTCTGCCAATACCGCTGCCGATATG GTAATGCTCCAATTCCACGTCCTGGGTACCAGATGACTGAGCCTGATGGGTGCAGCTCATACTTTTTTGGTCTTCCTGTTCCAGAGGGG ATGGATATGGGGATCCCCGCAATGACCAAGTGTTGCAATCAACTGGATATGTGTTATGATACCTGTGGCTCAAACAAGTACCGCTGCGACTCCAAGTTCCGCTGGTGCCTCCACAGCATCTGCACTGACCTGAAGAAGAGCCTTGGTTTTGTTTCAAAAGTCGAAG CATGTGAAACGGTGGCAGACACTTTGTTCAACACGGTGTGGACTCTGGGCTGCAGACCCTACATGAACAGCCAGAGAGCATCATGCTACTGCCAAGGAGAAGAGAAAGATGAACTCTAA